The sequence CTACGACGTGGACCGCATCCTGGAGAGCCTGCTGGACGAGGCCATCGAGGTCACCCGCGCCGACAAGGGCTTCCTCATCCTGATGGAGAGCGGCGAGCCGCGCGTGAAGGCCGCGCGCAACGTGGCCCGGGAGAACATCGAGGACGCGGTGGAGAAGCTGTCGGACTCCATCATCTCCAAGGTGGTGAAGGACCAGAAGGCCATCATCGTCGCGGACGCGCTGGACGCGCCGGAGTTCAAGGCCAGCGAGTCCGTGGTGAACCTCAAGGTCCACTCCGTCATGTGCGTGCCCGTGATGCACAAGGGTGACCTGTTCGGCGTGCTCTACGTGGGCAACGACCGGCTGGTGAACCGCTTCGAGCCCAAGAGCCTGGACATGCTCACGGTGTTCGCGGCGCAGGCGTCGCTGCTCCTGCAGAACGCGCTGCTCGTGAACGACCTGAAGCTCGACAACACGGAGCTGCGCCGCAAGCTGGAGGACCAGCGCTACGGCGACATCGTGGGCTCGTGCCAGGGCATGCGGGACGTGTACAAGCGCCTGGACAAGATCGCCCCCACGGACATCTCCGTCCTGATTACCGGCGAGACGGGCACGGGCAAGGAGCTCATCGCCCGGGAGATCCACCGCCGCTCGCCGCGCACCAAGGGCCCGTTCATCACGGTGAACTGCGGCGCCATCCCGGAGAACCTGCTGGAGAGCGAGCTGTTCGGCCACGCCAAGGGCGCCTTCACCGGCGCGGTGGCCACGCGGCCCGGCAAGTTCCAGGCGGCCATCGGCGGCACACTCTTCCTGGACGAAATCGGCGAGATGCCGCTCCAGCTCCAGGTGAAGCTCTTGCGCGCGCTCCAGGACAAGGTCGTCTACAAGGTCGGCGAGAACCGCGGCGAGCCGGTGGACATCCGCGTGGTGGCCGCGACGAACAAGATCCTGGAAGAGGAGGTGAAGCGGAACACGTTCCGCGAGGACCTCTACTACCGGCTCAACGTCGTCACCGTGAAGCTGCCGCCCCTGCGCGAGCGCGGCGAGGACGTCATCGTCCTGGGCCGCTTCTTCCTGCAGAAGTACGCGCGCGAGTTCAACTCCAAGGCGCGCGGCTTCACGCCCGCGGCCGCCGTGTCCATGAAGAAGTACGGCTGGCCGGGCAACATCCGCGAGCTGGAGAACCGCTTGAAGAAGGCCGTCGTCCTCGCGG comes from Corallococcus macrosporus and encodes:
- a CDS encoding sigma 54-interacting transcriptional regulator, whose product is MASLTVRTPDGKVRTVSLLKRITSLGRGSDNDVPLEDASVPASALHVTFDGSRYEVGSLGATFHVNGKRRDNHALATGDVVKVGGTELTFSREDAPREPVRREVPEREVSLPSASTASSDSHTAELPGVVGRELVLLKRLTAFSERLFGSYDVDRILESLLDEAIEVTRADKGFLILMESGEPRVKAARNVARENIEDAVEKLSDSIISKVVKDQKAIIVADALDAPEFKASESVVNLKVHSVMCVPVMHKGDLFGVLYVGNDRLVNRFEPKSLDMLTVFAAQASLLLQNALLVNDLKLDNTELRRKLEDQRYGDIVGSCQGMRDVYKRLDKIAPTDISVLITGETGTGKELIAREIHRRSPRTKGPFITVNCGAIPENLLESELFGHAKGAFTGAVATRPGKFQAAIGGTLFLDEIGEMPLQLQVKLLRALQDKVVYKVGENRGEPVDIRVVAATNKILEEEVKRNTFREDLYYRLNVVTVKLPPLRERGEDVIVLGRFFLQKYAREFNSKARGFTPAAAVSMKKYGWPGNIRELENRLKKAVVLADKPLLGADDLDLKPENLEPIMPLLQAKEEFQKRYINEVLARNNGNRTKTAKDLGVDPRTIFRHLEKLEAEKTGGPLPPDDNEELL